The DNA sequence TCCGTTGACGGTATTGTCGTCGTTCATCGTTCTTTGTATACGCATCGCAGTTTTAGAATGCACGAAAACATGACGGATGCTTGAATACTCTAATgcaaaaaacatgaaaataatattcGAATTTGTGCATCTgatactatttatattaaaggATAATTATCATTGAAACCATAACTTTTCATTGATTTCTGGCCGgtatataaaatcataactaTTCAATTTTTCGTATTATCTCACAatgatcaaaatttaaaatgatgtgacacaaaacaacatcgtttgagataaattaatgcCATTTtaatcaacaatcaaaatagAGTTACATCATTTTAAGTGATacaaaatgtttattttctgAGGAAGTGGTTGTATATGAAAAgactaaaattttataaacaacTTTGCAAAAGGTCAATAGGTCATTGTTTATATAGAATTTTTTTGTCTGGGCCTGgtaaattaaatgtctcagttcctattgtcattttttatagtagagagtaataacttttttatgaaatattccaCATCCAgtcattattttaatgatttaaagTCTGACTTATGTCAGGACTAGTAGTGCAAGGATCTGAGGTTTTCCTGCAAATTCCTAATTTCTTATGGGTGGATTTGTTATAGAATTTGGCCAAATTGTCGATAGAAATGTATGACAAATAAACCGAAATAGTTTATCTAGAATTTGGTGATACACATTTGAATTCAACCATAATatgctatttttttcttttgaatcaTTTTTCAAAAGGTATTATGGAATTGGGATTAGTATATTGCTTACACATTTACTTATTTCTCATTTCTCCACATGGGATGGTTTGCACCTCCAACATATATCAGGGAGTCAACAACAAATGCCCTCTAGATTATGAAGCTGctctataaatttaaataaataaattttatcaatatattaaaataaaataaaaatagactacATTTTAAAACGGGTGTTATTTGAgaaacatatataattattatagtagaATTTCGGAATATCCCTCGATAGCCCTGGTTATTGGGCTGGTTCTAAAGACCATTTAGTACCATCAAAACCCAATATAAATTGCGTGCACAAGCCCAGTAAGGTTGAGAAGGACCCAAACCTTGAAAAAGTCTACTAATTAATCCAAATTATTAGAATAGAAGTTAATTATGccaaaaatcaatattcatttgattcattgatcattttagtttgtccacaACTAGGAATTTAGGAGTATAAATGTTAAATTTCTGTGTTAttcttttttgttaaaaattacTTTGTCAATCTCAAGTTAATTGATTTGTCTTCTTTTCGAGATTCCCAAGCTAAAatagtcattttcattttttttttaagaattacTCCTTTAGTGTCAAGTTAATTGATTCTTATTCTATTGCTAATTATGTCATATCCTTTCCAAGAAATTTAAGAACTTGGACCCAAGATTTTTGGATTCAAGCATAATAACTCTACCACTAGACTACACACGCAATTTTGCTCACTTTAATCTgtatcatattttatactctttactttaatttatatctaCTTTAAGTCATTCAATACCACTTTCTTTAAACCCTCGTACTTAAAAaacttttgattaatttgggGTTAGGGAGTAGTATTGAcctaaaatatactccctccacccgcgaataagagtctcattccattccggcacgggttttaataaatgttaagaaaagtgggtggaagaaagttagtggaatagggatcccacttatatatattagttttaaatgatatgtgagcaCTGGCGGAGGCAATTCAAAACAAGGGGGGACGATGGttcccccaaatttttttctttttcactactattattatatatataaatttattagtaatgtattttataagattttcaaaaaatagcTATGAATATTGAAGGAAGAATTAtctaaggaaataaaataaaatataagctTGCTTCCTAGAGATGGTTTCTCTTCTTTTGACAAAGAAAGTGTACTCAAACTTGCAAGTTTTTATCCTTCCAATTTTTCAAGCATTGATTTGAGGTCTCTTGATTGTCAACTTGTTATACTCATGGAGGATATGAGAAGAGATAATGGCTTTCAGAATTTGCAAGAtcttagttttttttcaaTGAAGCTTGTTGATACAGAGAGGGATGTGGCTTACCCCTTTGTCTTTTTGCTTAtcaagttgattttgattcttCCAGTTGCTACCGCAAGtgtagagagagtattttctGGAATGACGTTTGTAAGAATAAGTTGCGAAATAGAATTGGTGATCAACCTGATGATTGTTTGGTGATTTacattgagaaaaaaaatgtttctacAAGTCTTTGATGATGATATAGCCCATCgctttgagaaaatgaagactcgtagaaaaataaattagatgtTATGTATagtttttgatttattttattttaaaatacacgagttaaaattgaataatatttcaaatattatttaaccactattttctatatttttagtgttatttaattatttatcatacgACTCGTACCCCCAGATGACaaatcctggatccgccactgtatgtgagtggaatgagttggtgggatgtggggcctttttaccatttatggcatatatgaaccgggactcctattcgcggacggaccaaaatgaaaaaacgggactcctattcgcggatggagggagtagtctCTTTGtcccaaaagaagaaaatagtgTCATCCATTTAAATTAGTGTCATACTCCTCCTTGAAAGTGTCTTTATAACACAACACTATCCGTACCTGAAagtttcttatttttccatttttgtccgtcctacaaaatttgtctcatttgactttttatcatttttgatagtggacctcatattccactgactcattcctactcacattttattataaaataatatataaaagtaaaactcatattccattaactgtttcaactcatttttcattaaatttcttaaaacccgtgtcgggtcaaagtgagacaataTTTGGAGGGCGGAGGTAGTACTAATTATGTAGGAGCTTCTGTTTTTGCAGTTATTCGCCAACTGTTTTGTCAATTGCACGAGTGAAGTCTGCTACTAAACAGAAAGGTCAGAAGTGTGAATTTCCTTCAAGAACTTCAAATTTCTTCTGGCTACACGTAAACTAATTGTTATTCCACAATgcttatagtaataattagtTTCCGACCATCCCAACATTTAAATACTGAAGTGATCAACTGTTTTTCGCAATGCCATATCTACTAAATTCATCAACttttaatcaaaatcacaTTTTGTTTTGACAGAAACAGATGTGGATTAAAAATCGATCCACATCCCATGGATAGTTTCAATATTCGTAAACTTATTGATATATGCACTAATcgaaagaaaattatttttaatggctGAATAATATTCGCCAACTGTTTGTTATATTGCCAACTGAAAGCTGGGAACCAGAAGGAGCAAAAGGTATTTGACGAAATTCTTAAGTGAGTTGTGAATTGACTGAAGAGAAATTGTAACTCCTACAATATACTATTCCACTACACTATTTCCAAAAAGCCCAATATTTACGTTTCATAATGTAAATATCATTTTGATATTAGCTACGATTAGAtgttactttttatttaattattaagtacttcctccgtcccagataattcgtcccagttttccatttcggtccgtcccacataatttgtctcactccacttttaccatttttggtagtggaccccatattccactaactcattcctactcatattttattataaaatttatataaaggtaggacccacattccactaactttttcaacccactttacattacaattcttaaaatccgtgcccggtcaaagtgacccgaattatccaggacggagggagtattattttacattcATACATGACAAAGAGAAACACATTACTAAGTACCAAATTCGCAACACACCATATGCTAATTAAACACAAGCCAAGTTACACCAATGAACCTTTAGTGATGATGTTTTCTAAGCCCATTCCTCCTCTCTTCTCTTAGTCTTACTCTTCTTTCGTGtctttttctccttcctctCTCATAGAATATCTTGTCAGCAACCTCTTCTATCTTCTAAAAAGTATCTTTCTCTCAACCTTCTGCAAAATAACAGTGTCCATGCGACGCTTCCTATTCCCACAACATAAACAGAAGCAACAAACACATATTCCCACTCAATCTCCTCATCTTTCGATTCATATGGTGTTGAGCCAGGTTCATGAGGGCTGCTGAAACTTTTGTTGAGTGGGAAACCACATAACCCTGCGTTTCCTTCAAACAAATCAGCCGAAAACGTTTGGAACTGACGACCAGTTGGGATCATCCCTTTCAGATCATTGTAAGATACATTCAAGATTGACAGAAAAGATAGTTTCGTGAGCTCCCAAGGTATTGTCCCGGTGAGCATGTTTTCAGAGAGGTCGAGCGACCCAAGCTCTGTCAAGGCACCCAATGATCTCGGGATTGCATCACTGAGAGAGTTGTGGGATAAATTGAGAAGATAGAGTGAGCTAAGATTACCAATTGCGCCCTGTATTTCTACTTCAAAACGATTGGAAGACATATCAACGGACGTGAAGTCGGGCCAAACCTCAATCCCTTTAACCGTTAATGTCACCTCATTTGTAGGAGTTAGTTGATTGTTCGCGAGCAAGATAATAGAATCACTaaaatttggagagatggGAAGCTTTTTCAAACCTGTCAGAAGATTAAAAGAAAGATCCAAATATATCTCTTTGATTTCCCAAATCCAACTAGGAATATCCCCTCGCAAACGATTGTTTGAGAGGTCCAAATTCGACAAATAGGATGCATTTCTAAGGTCTGGGAAATCGTACAAATTGCATAATGACATTTGTAACACCTGTAAATTGGGATATCCATGCGAACTTGAACTCACGTTGGTTGTGTCAACTGACAAGTTGTTGTTAGAAAGACTAAGCATTGAAAGAATTGTAAGAGTTCGAATCTTATTCAGTTGAAAAGTGTCATTGAACAAGTTGTCAGAAAGCCAGAGAAAGAACAAGTTTGGAAGTTGGAAGAAGAAGTTAGGAATAGGACCTCCAATCCTATTACCACTCAAATCTAGCCAAAAAAGGGTAGACTGGTTTTCAATGGGGAATTCTTTTATTTGACCATTGAATTGGTTGTTGGATAGATCAAGATACTCCATTGAAGGGAGGGCAAAAAGATGGTGAGGAATGGTGATGTTCAATGAATTGTCTCGTTAATTTAAACGGGAAAGGTTTGTAAGACCTTGaaaatgcaattgagaaagTGAGCCATTTAGATTATTATAACTAAGGTCCATCCATTCAAGATTCTTGCAGTTATGAAATGAAGGAATTGAACCAGTGAATGAGTTATTGGAGGAGAAGAATTGTACTAGCCGTGTTAGGTTAGCCAACGTGGATGGAATTGGTCCCGTGAAACCGGATTCTGTGATATAAAGGTATTCCAAATTCGGGAGGCGATGGAATTGGTTAGGAAACTCACTGGTGAAGTCATTGAAGGAAAGGTCAAGGCTCGACGAGTCTGTCAACCGGAAAAGGGCAGATGACTCATCAATTTCTCCGGAGATGCCCTCGCTGTCGAGGCTCAAACTGGTGACCCGACCTGAGTCATCACATGCCACGCCGAAATATTTAGGACatagtccttatttaaaacacaaaatatggCAAGACAAACATTTTTCACCTCCTTTcacataacaaaatatttaggaCAGTCCTTATTTAAAACGAAAGCCCACCTCACAAGCTTAGCTCATCCACAAACTTGTCCCACCCTCAACAACGTGCACAATTTCACCCTTTTTGAAATAACATGATATGCAAAATCAGactttgcaaaataaattaattaacaatgcGCTCAATTTATCCTTCGTTCTCATACAATAAAATAGGTTTATCAATTAAACACCAAAATTCCCAACATAGAAAAACTCTCAATCAACACTGACATTCGGCAGTATGTAAATTTCTAACATAAATAAATCTGATTACATAATAAACTATACCAAACCAATTAAGCAAAAATTGAAGAACCGTAACATAATATACTCCCAAACTTCACGTAAGTACTCCTAATGTAACgccccgccctcctagggtataataaattcGGCGGTCGTTaactaggcggacttaaatgcaatAAGAAcaaggctagggtttcatttaaagagatttgacctaGGTATTTAACAAGCTAACGAAGCAATAAGACAATGTTTTAATCAAGTCTAATCAATGAAGAGTAGATAACATAAATGACGATCAAAGTCAAGGGTTGGAATGAATTCAACAAAGCACAATATGTCTCAATCTTCTA is a window from the Salvia hispanica cultivar TCC Black 2014 chromosome 1, UniMelb_Shisp_WGS_1.0, whole genome shotgun sequence genome containing:
- the LOC125190429 gene encoding receptor-like protein 43 gives rise to the protein MEYLDLSNNQFNGQIKEFPIENQSTLFWLDLSGNRIGGPIPNFFFQLPNLFFLWLSDNLFNDTFQLNKIRTLTILSMLSLSNNNLSVDTTNVSSSSHGYPNLQVLQMSLCNLYDFPDLRNASYLSNLDLSNNRLRGDIPSWIWEIKEIYLDLSFNLLTGLKKLPISPNFSDSIILLANNQLTPTNEVTLTVKGIEVWPDFTSVDMSSNRFEVEIQGAIGNLSSLYLLNLSHNSLSDAIPRSLGALTELGSLDLSENMLTGTIPWELTKLSFLSILNVSYNDLKGMIPTGRQFQTFSADLFEGNAGLCGFPLNKSFSSPHEPGSTPYESKDEEIEWEYVFVASVYVVGIGSVAWTLLFCRRLRERYFLEDRRGC